One Skermanella sp. TT6 genomic window, GGCGCTGGCAGGCATCCTGGCCGCCCCGGCGTCCCGGCGCTCCGGCGCGTCCCATGCCCTCTCCCGGCCCGGCATCGCCCGCTGGCTGCTGACGGTGGCGGCGCTTTCCTACGCGGCCTGGGCCTGGATGTTCTGCATCTACCGGTACGCGGTCCCGCTCGAGATGCTGGCCCCCCTCTGCATCGTCCTGGCGCTCGGAGTGCTTCCGCTGTCCCGCGCCGTGCGTATCGCCGTCACGGCCTCGGTGCTGGCCGTCCTCCAGGCGACGACGGTCTGGGGGACCTGGGGGCGGTCTGCCTGGACAAGCAACGTCGTGGAATTCGACATGCCCGTGATCCCCGATCCGGACCGGACGATGGTGCTGATCGGCGGGTACCAGCCGGTTGGCCACCTGATCCCCTCCTTTCCGCCGCAGATCCCCTTCGTGAGGTTGCAGAGCAATTTCGTCCAGCCCGATTCGACCGACAACGGGTATTCTGAAGTGCTTCGGCGTAGGGTGATGGACCATCGCGGAGATTACTTTATGATCGCGACGGTCCCGGATACCGATATTGCGGCCGACGCCGCGGCGTTCTACGGATTGACGCTCGATTGGGAAAGTTGCCAGGTGATCCACAACAACCTGGGCGAACCGCACAGTTTCTGCGCGGTCCGGCGGCCGACGGTGGATCGACAGTGAATTACTTCGTCATCAGGTGACAATTGATAGACCAGTTCTCCGACGCCAGCCAGGATCTCAGCCCGGCAGCCAAGCGCTCCCCCGTCGCCGTGGCCGCTCCGGACGGCGGCTCGCTCGAGGCGGCCTTACCCGGCCTGACGGGCCTGGAGATCGCCGTCCTGATCCCCTGCTACAACGAGGAGGCGTCGATCGCCGCGGTGGTCCGCGATTTCCGGTCAGCGCTGCCGGGCGCCGCCATCTACGTCTACGATAACAATTCCAAGGACCGCACGGTCGAACTGGCGCGCGAAGCCGGTGCCATCGTCCGTACCGAACCCCTCCAGGGCAAGGGCAACGTGGTCCGGCGGATGTTCGCCGACATCGAGGCCGACGTCTATGTCCTGGTCGACGGTGACGATACCTACCACGCGCCCAGCGCGCCGGCCCTGGTCGCCAAGCTGGTCGACCAGCAACTCGACATGGTCAACGGCGCGCGGGTGACCGACATCGCCGCGGCCTACCGGCCTGGGCACCGTTTCGGCAACATGATGCTGACCGGCATCGTCGCCAAGATCTTCGGCAACCGGGTCGCCGACATGCTGTCCGGATACCGGGTGTTCTCGCGCCGTTTCGTCAAGAGCTTCCCGGCCCTCAGCGGCGGCTTCGAGATCGAGACGGAACTGACAGTCCACGCGCTTGAACTGCGCATGCCCATGTCCGACGTCACGACCCCCTACAAGGACCGCCCGCCGGGCTCCGCCAGCAAGCTGCGGACCTATTACGACGGCTTCCGCATCCTGAAGCTGATCATGGTGCTCGTGAAGGAGGAGCGCCCGCTTCAGTTCTTCAGCGCGATCGCCGGCGTGCTGGCGTTCCTGTCGATCGTGCTCGCCTGGCCGGTGGTCGCGACCTACATGCAGACCGGCCTGGTGCCGCGCCTGCCGACGGCGGTCCTGTCCACCGGGCTGATGCTGCTCGGGTTCCTCAGCCTGACCTGCGGCCTCATCCTGGAGACGGTGACCCGCGGCCGGCGCGAGATCAAGCGCATGCAGTATCTCCGGATCCCCGCCCCCGGCGTCCGCGACCCGGCGCGCGACTCGAAGGACAGGCGATGATCCGAAGGCTTTTCCGGGGGGAGTTCATCCGCTTCGGCATCGTCGGGGTGGTCGGACTGCTGGTCGACATCGCGGTCCTGTACCTGTGCCTGGATATCAGCGGCCTCGGCCTCTACGCGTCGCGGGTGGTTTCGTACCTGGCGGCGGCGACGACCACGTGGGCGCTCAACCGCGCTTTCACCTTCACGGGCGCCCATGCCGGCAAGATCCACCACCAATGGGCCCGCTTCGTCGCGGTCAACGCCCTGGGCGGTGCCGTGAACTACGCGGTATATGCGGCGCTGGTGGCGTCGGGCGATCCCTTCGCCGCCCACCCCGCCCTTGCCGTGGCGGCCGGATCCCTGTCGGGGCTCTTTTTCAATTTCACCGCCTCAAAGAAGCTGGTATTCCGCCGCGCGTGACGCCCCTCCCCCCGGAGGTGCGCGGTCACGCCGGCATTTTCCGGCCGGCCTGACACGGATCTGTAAAGATTATGGACGACAGCACTCTCATAAGCGCCCTGGTGATGGGCGTGGTCGAAGGCTTGACCGAATTCATCCCCGTTTCCTCCACCGGGCACCTGATCCTGATCGGCGACCTGCTGGGGTTCCAGGGTCCGCCCGGACGCCTGTTCGAGGTGGTGATCCAGCTCGGCGCGATCCTCGCGGTCTGCGTCGTCTATTTCCAGCGGCTCTGGCATATCGCGGTGACGCTGCCGACCAGCGCCGCGTCGCGCCGCTTCGTGATCGCCATATTGCTGGCGTTCCTGCCGGCCGTCGTGATCGGCGTGTTCGCCCACGGATTCATCAAGAGCGTGCTGTTCTCGCCCTACGTGGTGTCGGTCGCGCTGATCCTCGGCGGCATCGCGATCCTCGTGATCGAGCGGAACCTGCCCGAGCCTCGCCATTTCGAGGTCGAGGCCTTCTCGCCCAGGCTCGCGCTCGGCATCGGCTTCGTCCAGACGCTGGCCATGATCCCGGGCGTCTCGCGGTCCGGCGCCACGATCCTGGGATCGCTGCTGATGGGCGTCGAGCGCCGGACGGCGGCCGAGTTCTCGTTCTTCCTGGCGATCCCGACGATGGCGGGCGCCGTGGTCTACGACACCTACAAGAACTACAGCACCCTGACCTCCGACGGTTCGCTGGTGATCGCGATCGGCTTCGTCGCCGCGTTCCTGGCCGGACTGCTCGTGGTCAGGAGCCTCGTCGCCTTCGTCAGCCGCTACGGCTTCACCCCGTTCGGCTGGTACCGCATCGCGGTGGGCACCGCGATGCTGGCGATCCTGTCGATGCGCTGAGAATGCTTGAGTAAGTCCGGGCCTCGACGTAATACTTCCGGGCGGAGTACGGGGAATCCATCCCCTGGGGAGGTCCGGACATGATGGGGGTGCGGGGCGGCTTCCGCCGTCTGGTGGCGTATATCGCCGTCATCCTGTCCCTCGCCTTTCCCGCCACCGCCCGGCAGGTCACGGCGGAGGAACGCCGGGAAGCCGACCTGTTCATCCTCGGCAACACCCTCTTCATCCTGTATCACGAGCTGGGCCATGCCCTGATCGACCTGCTCGGCCTTCCCGTCCTGGGCCACGAGGAGGACGCCGCCGACAACCTCGCCAGCATCATGATGATCCCGGACCAGCCTGACCCGGTGATGGACGAGCTGATCGTCGCCGCGGCCGACGGCTGGTACCTCGGCGATCTCTGGCAGCAGGAGGCCGGCAACGCCGAACCGTCCTGGTGGGGCGAGCATTCACTCGACATGCAGCGGTTCTATTCCGTCGTCTGCCTGATGTACGGCAGCGATCCGGCAGGCTTCGCCGAACTGGCCGACAGCGTCAACCTGCCCTCCGACCGGCGCACCTCGTGCGCCGGGGACTACCAGCAGGCCCGTGCCGGCTGGAGCCGCCTGCTGGCCCCGCACATGCTTCCCGCGGAGACCCGCGCGGACCGGCGAAGCGCCGTGACGCTCGAATTCGAGCCGCCGGCAGCCGGCCAGGACTATGTCGCATCCCTGTTGCACGAGTCGGGCCTGATCGAAGCCGTCGTCCGAGATATCGGGACCGGGTTCAAGCTGCCGCGCGACCTGACCGTCCGGTTCCATGCATGCGGCGGGAGCAATGCCAACGCCTTCTACCACGGTGGCGCCGCCGCCGTATCCGTCTGCTACGAACTCGTAGCGTTCTATAACGAACTGATTCTGCGGGACATCTCCAGGCGCCATCCCAGGTGAGGCAGCCGAGCGAACTGCCACTTTTGATATGGATCATCGCGATCCGGAAAAGAGGGCGGCACGCTCCTCAATCCAGACCAAGCCGCCCATAAGGCCGATCCCCGGAGGAGATACCATGACGCTCGGCAACAGCAGCCTTCTGACGCGCCTTCTGGCAGGCTTCTCGGCGGTCCTGGCGCTGGCGTGTTTGCTCGGCCTGCTCGCCCTGAACCAGCTCGAGACCGTCACCGGGCTCACGACGCGGCTCTATCACAATTCGTTCGCGGTCTCGACCTCGGCGCTGGAGGCGAACGCAGGCATCATAGCCATGCATCGTTCCATGAAGGACGTGGCGCTGGCTCCCGACGCGGCGGCGATCGACGCCGCCGTGGCTGCCGTCGACCTCCAGGAAAAGCGCGTCTTCGCGGCCATGGCCCTGGTCCAGGAACGCTATCTCGGCGACCTGACCGACGTGGAAGCCGCTCTGAAGTCGGTCAGGGACTGGCAACCCATCCGGGCGCGCCTGATCGCCGCCATGAAAGCCGGCAACCGCGCCGAAGCCTCCGAGATCACCCGCACCATCGGCGCCGAGCAGGTCAGGCTGATCGGCGAGCGGATGGACAGGCTGACCGAAGCCGCCCGCACGCGCGCCGCCGCCTCGGCCGCCGCCGCGGAGAAGACCGGGAACGAGGCCTGGACGCTGATCGTCGGGGCGCTTGCCGTCATGGTGGGCGTCGGCGTCGCCATCGCGCTGGCGATCACCCGCAACGTGAGCGGCCAGATCGGACGCCTCCGCGACGCCATGGAACGGCTTGCCCGGCAGGATTACGGCGTCGCCGTGCCCTATGCGGACCGCACCAACGAGATCGGCCGGATGGCCAAGGCCGTGGAGTTCTTCAAGGAGAACGGGCTGGCCGTCGAGCGGCTGCGGGCCGAGCAGGAGTCGGCCAAGGCCGCCGCCGAGGCCGAGCGCAAGCGCCAGATCATGGCGCTCGCCGACGATTTCGAGTCCCACGTGGAAGCGGTGGTCGAGCATGTCGCCTCCGCCGCGACGGAGATGACCGCGACCGCCAGCTCCATGTCCGCCTGCGCGGAGCAGGCGACCCGCCAGTCCGCCGCGGCCGCCGCCGCCGCAGAGGAGGCGTCGGGCAACGTCCAGACCGTCGCCTCCGCGGCGGAGGAGCTTTCCTCCTCCATCGCGGAGATCGGCCGGCAGGTCGCCCAGGCGACCGGCACCACCCGCGAGGCCGTGACCAAGGCCGAGCGTACCAACTCCATCGTCGCGGGCCTGTCGGATGCCGCCCACAAGATCGGCGAGGTGGTCAGCCTGATCAACGACATCGCCAGCCAGACCAACCTGCTGGCGCTGAACGCGACGATCGAGGCGGCCCGGGCGGGCGAGGCCGGCAAGGGTTTCGCCATCGTCGCGTCGGAGGTCAAGAACCTGGCCAGCCAGACCGCCAAGGCGACGGAGGAGATCGCCAGCCAGATCTCCTCGGTCCAGGGGGCGACGGGTCAGGCGGTCGCGGCCATCCAGGACATCGCGGCGACCATCGCCGCGGTCAGCGACGCCTCCACCGCCATCGCCTCGGCGGTGGAGCAGCAGCGCGCCGCGACCGACGAGATCGCCCGCAACGTGGAGCAGGCCGCCCGGGGCACCCAGGAAGTCTCGGCGAACATCGCCGGCGTCTCCGAAGCCGCCCACGAGGCCAGCCGCGCCGCCAGCCAGGTCCTGTCCGAGGCGGGCCAGTTGTCCAAACAGTCGGAATCCCTCAACCGCGAGGTCGGGACCTTCATGCACAAGGTCCGCGCCGGGTGAGCCGGCCGGGGCGCCGCGTCCCGCCGTCGGAGCCGGTCAGGTCTGCGGCCATGGACTTGAGAGCCGCGATCGCCATATAACGGCGCACCATGACCATCCCGTTCCTGAAAATGCACGGGCTCGGCAACGACTTCGTCGTCATCGACGCCCGCGGCACCGACTTGTCCCTGAACGAAGCTCAGGCCCGCGCCATCGCGGACCGGCGCACGGGCGTGGGCTGCGACCAGTTCATCGTGATCGAGCCGCCGAAGACCTCCGGCGCCACCGCCTTCATGCGCATCCGCAATCCCGACGGCAGCGAGGCCGGCGCCTGCGGCAACGCGACGCGCTGCGTCGCCCACCTGCTGATGCGGGAGTCGGGCCAGCCCGGCGCCGTGGTCGAGACGATCGCCGGGCTCCTGCCCTCCTCCGCAGCCCCGGACGGCATGGTCACCGTGGACATGGGGCCGGCGCGGCTCGACTGGAGCGACATTCCCCTGGCCGGTCCCGCCGACACGCTGAGGCTCGACGTCGCCGAGGGCGGCTACGCCGGGCCGGTCGCGGTGAGCATGGGCAACCCGCACGCGGTGTTCTTCGTGGACGACGTCGCGGCGGTGCCGCTCGAAAGCGTCGGCCCCCGGCTGGAACACCACCCCGCCTTTCCCCGGAAGGCCAACATCGAGTTCGCCCAGGTCCTCTCCCCGACCCGGATCCGCATGCGGGTCTGGGAACGCAGCGCCGGCATCACCCGGGCCTGCGGCTCGGGCGCCTGCGCCGTGCAGGTCGCCGCCGTCCGCCGCGGCCTGACCGAGCGCCGCGCCGAAGTGATCCTCGACGGCGGCAGCCTGGTCATCGAGTGGCGGGAGGACGGCCATGTCCTGATGACCGGCCCGGTCGCCCTCAGCTTCACCGGCCACCTGGCGCCGGACCTGTTGGCCCTGGATCGGGTGGCCCTGGATCCGGTGGAAGCATGAGCGCCGACATCGTCACGTTCGGCTGCCGGCTGAACACCTACGAATCCGAGGTGATGCGCGAGAACGCCTCGGCCGCCGGCATGACCGACACGGTCATCTTCAACACCTGCGCCGTCACCTCCGAGGCCGAGCGGCAGGCCCGACAGGCGATCCGCAAGATGCGCCGCGAGCGGCCCGGCGCCCGCATCATCGTGACCGGCTGCGCCGCCCAGATCGACCCGGCCAAGTACGCGGCGATGCCCGAGGTGGACCAGGTGCTCGGCAACGAGGAGAAGCTGAAGCCGGAGAGCTTCGGCCTGACCGCGCCGACCGAGCGCGTGCTGGTCAACGACATCATGTCGGTGACCGAGACCGCCGGCCACCTGATCGGCGGGCTGGAAGGCCGGGCGCGCGCCTTCGTCCAGGTCCAGAACGGCTGCGACCACCGCTGCACCTTCTGCATCATCCCCTACGGCCGGGGCAATTCGCGCTCCGTCCCGATCGGCGAGGTGGTCCGGCAGGTTCGGCTGCTGGTGCAGTCCGGCTACAACGAGGTGGTCCTGACCGGGGTGGACATCACCTCCTACGGCCCCGACCTGCCCGGCGGCCCGACGCTCGGCCAGATGATCCGCCGACTGCTGGCCCAGGTGCCGGAGCTGAAGCGCCTGCGCCTGTCCTCGCTCGACCCGGTGGAGATCGACGGCGACCTGTGGCGCCTGATCGCGGAGGAGCCGCGCCTGATGCCGCACCTCCATGTCAGCCTCCAGGCCGGCGACGACATGGTGCTGAAGCGGATGAAGCGCCGCCACCTGCGCGGCGACGCGATCGAGTTCTGCCGCCGCGCCCGCGACCTGCGCCCGGACATGGTGTTCGGCGCCGACCTGATCGCCGGTTTCCCGACCGAGACCGACGAGATGTTCGAGAACACGCTGCGCGCCGTGGACGACTGCGGCCTGACCTGGCTGCACATCTTCCCCTACTCCCCCCGCCCCGGCACGCCGGCCGCGAAGATGCCGCAGGTCGACGGCGGCCTGCGCAGGGAGCGCGCCGCCCGCCTGCGGGAGGCCGGCGCGCGCGCCGTCGGCCGCTTCCTGGCCGGGCGCGTCGGAACCCATGCCGCCGTCCTGGCGGAAAAGGAAACCATCGGCCGTACCGAGCAATTCGCCGAAGTGCGCCTGGACCAGCCGGTCGAACCCGGCGCCATCGTGCGCACCGCCATCGTCGGCGTCGACGGCGAGCATCTGGTCGGCCGGATCGAGCGGAGCACTTCATGCTGAAATTCTGGCGCCGCAACAAGCAGGAGCCGGCCGAGACCAGGCCAGAAGCCGAATCCGAGGGCACCGGTCCCAAGGTCTTCGACACCCCGCCGGAGCCGGAGCCGGAGCCCGCCGCCGAGGCGGTGCCGGAACCCGAGCCCGAACCGGTCCCGGAACCCGAGCCGGAGCCGGAGCCCGTCGCGGCGCTCGCCCCCGCTCCCGAGCCGGCCGCCGAACCCGGGCAGCCCGCCCGCAAGGGCTGGCTGTCGCGCCTGCGCGAGGGGCTGACCAAGTCCACCACCAAGCTGACCGACGGCATCACCGGCATCTTCACCAAGCGCAAGCTCGACGACGAGGCGCTGGAGGAACTGGAGGAGCTGCTGATCACCGCCGACCTCGGCCCGGTGACGGCGGCCAAGGTGACCGCCGAGTTGGCGCGCACCCGCTTCGGCAAGGAAGTCTCGCCCGACGAGGTCCGGCGCACCCTGGCGGCCAGCATCGCCCAGATCCTGGAGCCGGTCGCCGAGCCGCTGGAGATCGACGCCGCCGCCAAGCCCCACGTCGTCCTGGTGGTCGGGGTCAACGGCGCCGGCAAGACCACGACCATCGGCAAGATGGCCAAGCAGTTCCGGCAGGAGGGCAAGTCGGTCATCATCGCGGCCGGCGACACCTTCCGCGCCGCGGCCGTCCAGCAGCTCCAGGTCTGGGGCGAACGCTCCGGCTGCCCCGTGATCGCGAAGGAGACCGGCGCCGACGCCGCCGGCCTCGCCTTCGACGCGCTGGAGCGGGCGCGGCGGGAGAAGACCGACGTGCTGCTGATCGACACGGCGGGGCGGCTCCAGAACAAGGCCAACCTGATGGCCGAGCTCCAGAAGATCATCCGCGTCGTGAAGAAGCTCGATCCCGAGGCGCCCCACTCGGTCCTGCTGGTGCTCGACGCCACGACCGGCCAGAATGCGCACTCGCAGGTCGAGGTGTTCCGGGAGAGGGTCAGCGTGAACGGGCTGATCCTGACCAAGCTGGACGGCTCGGCGCGCGGCGGCGTCCTGGTGGCCCTGGCGGAGAAGTACAAGCTGCCGGTCCACTTTATCGGCGTCGGCGAGGGCATCGAGGACATGCGCCCCTTCGAGGCCGGCTCCTTCGCCCGCTCCCTGATGGGTCTCGAATCCTGAGGTAACGATGCAGAACTCGTACAGCCATATCGGCCTTCCCTTCGCGGCGGAGCACTTCACCGATCCCGCCGCGGCGGTCGATCGGGTGCGCGAGATCTACGAGGCGAACACCGCGTACCTGCGCGACTGCTTCAGCCGCTTCTCCAACGGCGAGGAGATGCAGCAGCGCGTCCACGCCTGCTACCCGTTCCTGCGCGTCCATACCGAGACCAGCACGCGGATCGATACCCGCCTGTCCTACGGCTTCGTCGCCGGCCCCGGCACCTACGCCACCACCCTGACCCGCCCGGACCTGTTCCACCACTATTTCCTGGAGCAGTTCGAGCTGCTGCGCCGCAACCACGGCGTGGTGCTGGAGGTCGGAGTCAGCCGGCAGCCGATCCCGGTCCATTTCGCCTTTCCCGAGGGACTGCACGTCGAGGGCGACCTGACCCCGGAACGGCTCGGCCGGATGCGCGACAGCTTCGACCTGCCCGACCTGTCGCAGATGGACGACAGCATCGTCAACGGAACCCACCGGCAGGCGGCCGACGAGCCGGAGCCGCTGGCGCTGTTCAC contains:
- a CDS encoding GtrA family protein, whose translation is MIRRLFRGEFIRFGIVGVVGLLVDIAVLYLCLDISGLGLYASRVVSYLAAATTTWALNRAFTFTGAHAGKIHHQWARFVAVNALGGAVNYAVYAALVASGDPFAAHPALAVAAGSLSGLFFNFTASKKLVFRRA
- a CDS encoding undecaprenyl-diphosphate phosphatase, producing the protein MDDSTLISALVMGVVEGLTEFIPVSSTGHLILIGDLLGFQGPPGRLFEVVIQLGAILAVCVVYFQRLWHIAVTLPTSAASRRFVIAILLAFLPAVVIGVFAHGFIKSVLFSPYVVSVALILGGIAILVIERNLPEPRHFEVEAFSPRLALGIGFVQTLAMIPGVSRSGATILGSLLMGVERRTAAEFSFFLAIPTMAGAVVYDTYKNYSTLTSDGSLVIAIGFVAAFLAGLLVVRSLVAFVSRYGFTPFGWYRIAVGTAMLAILSMR
- a CDS encoding DUF4344 domain-containing metallopeptidase, encoding MMGVRGGFRRLVAYIAVILSLAFPATARQVTAEERREADLFILGNTLFILYHELGHALIDLLGLPVLGHEEDAADNLASIMMIPDQPDPVMDELIVAAADGWYLGDLWQQEAGNAEPSWWGEHSLDMQRFYSVVCLMYGSDPAGFAELADSVNLPSDRRTSCAGDYQQARAGWSRLLAPHMLPAETRADRRSAVTLEFEPPAAGQDYVASLLHESGLIEAVVRDIGTGFKLPRDLTVRFHACGGSNANAFYHGGAAAVSVCYELVAFYNELILRDISRRHPR
- a CDS encoding methyl-accepting chemotaxis protein, whose product is MTLGNSSLLTRLLAGFSAVLALACLLGLLALNQLETVTGLTTRLYHNSFAVSTSALEANAGIIAMHRSMKDVALAPDAAAIDAAVAAVDLQEKRVFAAMALVQERYLGDLTDVEAALKSVRDWQPIRARLIAAMKAGNRAEASEITRTIGAEQVRLIGERMDRLTEAARTRAAASAAAAEKTGNEAWTLIVGALAVMVGVGVAIALAITRNVSGQIGRLRDAMERLARQDYGVAVPYADRTNEIGRMAKAVEFFKENGLAVERLRAEQESAKAAAEAERKRQIMALADDFESHVEAVVEHVASAATEMTATASSMSACAEQATRQSAAAAAAAEEASGNVQTVASAAEELSSSIAEIGRQVAQATGTTREAVTKAERTNSIVAGLSDAAHKIGEVVSLINDIASQTNLLALNATIEAARAGEAGKGFAIVASEVKNLASQTAKATEEIASQISSVQGATGQAVAAIQDIAATIAAVSDASTAIASAVEQQRAATDEIARNVEQAARGTQEVSANIAGVSEAAHEASRAASQVLSEAGQLSKQSESLNREVGTFMHKVRAG
- the dapF gene encoding diaminopimelate epimerase — its product is MTIPFLKMHGLGNDFVVIDARGTDLSLNEAQARAIADRRTGVGCDQFIVIEPPKTSGATAFMRIRNPDGSEAGACGNATRCVAHLLMRESGQPGAVVETIAGLLPSSAAPDGMVTVDMGPARLDWSDIPLAGPADTLRLDVAEGGYAGPVAVSMGNPHAVFFVDDVAAVPLESVGPRLEHHPAFPRKANIEFAQVLSPTRIRMRVWERSAGITRACGSGACAVQVAAVRRGLTERRAEVILDGGSLVIEWREDGHVLMTGPVALSFTGHLAPDLLALDRVALDPVEA
- the mtaB gene encoding tRNA (N(6)-L-threonylcarbamoyladenosine(37)-C(2))-methylthiotransferase MtaB produces the protein MSADIVTFGCRLNTYESEVMRENASAAGMTDTVIFNTCAVTSEAERQARQAIRKMRRERPGARIIVTGCAAQIDPAKYAAMPEVDQVLGNEEKLKPESFGLTAPTERVLVNDIMSVTETAGHLIGGLEGRARAFVQVQNGCDHRCTFCIIPYGRGNSRSVPIGEVVRQVRLLVQSGYNEVVLTGVDITSYGPDLPGGPTLGQMIRRLLAQVPELKRLRLSSLDPVEIDGDLWRLIAEEPRLMPHLHVSLQAGDDMVLKRMKRRHLRGDAIEFCRRARDLRPDMVFGADLIAGFPTETDEMFENTLRAVDDCGLTWLHIFPYSPRPGTPAAKMPQVDGGLRRERAARLREAGARAVGRFLAGRVGTHAAVLAEKETIGRTEQFAEVRLDQPVEPGAIVRTAIVGVDGEHLVGRIERSTSC
- the ftsY gene encoding signal recognition particle-docking protein FtsY; this encodes MLKFWRRNKQEPAETRPEAESEGTGPKVFDTPPEPEPEPAAEAVPEPEPEPVPEPEPEPEPVAALAPAPEPAAEPGQPARKGWLSRLREGLTKSTTKLTDGITGIFTKRKLDDEALEELEELLITADLGPVTAAKVTAELARTRFGKEVSPDEVRRTLAASIAQILEPVAEPLEIDAAAKPHVVLVVGVNGAGKTTTIGKMAKQFRQEGKSVIIAAGDTFRAAAVQQLQVWGERSGCPVIAKETGADAAGLAFDALERARREKTDVLLIDTAGRLQNKANLMAELQKIIRVVKKLDPEAPHSVLLVLDATTGQNAHSQVEVFRERVSVNGLILTKLDGSARGGVLVALAEKYKLPVHFIGVGEGIEDMRPFEAGSFARSLMGLES